Proteins encoded by one window of Yersinia massiliensis:
- the sdhC gene encoding succinate dehydrogenase cytochrome b556 subunit, with the protein MGKNVKKQRPVNLDLQTIRFPVTAIASILHRVSGVMTFVAVGILLWLLGLSVSSQDGFMQAAAIMNSFIVKFIFWGILTALAYHVCGGIRHLLMDFGYIEESLAAGTRSAQVTMVLTLVLSVLAGVLVW; encoded by the coding sequence GTGGGCAAAAACGTGAAAAAACAAAGACCTGTCAATTTGGATCTGCAAACGATCCGATTTCCTGTTACTGCGATAGCGTCCATTTTACACCGCGTCTCTGGCGTAATGACTTTCGTTGCCGTTGGTATCCTCCTCTGGCTGTTAGGTTTGTCTGTTTCCTCGCAAGATGGATTCATGCAAGCTGCGGCGATCATGAATAGCTTTATTGTTAAATTCATCTTCTGGGGAATACTCACTGCGCTGGCCTATCACGTTTGCGGTGGCATCCGCCACTTGCTGATGGATTTTGGCTATATCGAAGAGAGCTTGGCTGCGGGGACCCGCTCCGCCCAAGTAACAATGGTGTTAACCTTGGTGCTGTCAGTTTTAGCTGGAGTCCTCGTATGGTAA
- the sdhD gene encoding succinate dehydrogenase membrane anchor subunit: MVSNASALGRNGVHDWLLLRASAIVITLYILYILGFVIIVPDITYEIWRGFFASHITKVFTLLTLLSILAHAWIGLWQVLTDYVKPLAIRLVLQLAVVVTLLVYLLYGTIVVWGA; this comes from the coding sequence ATGGTAAGCAATGCTTCTGCGTTAGGGCGTAATGGAGTACACGACTGGCTGTTACTGCGTGCTTCTGCAATCGTCATCACTCTATATATTCTTTATATTCTGGGCTTCGTGATTATCGTCCCAGATATCACCTATGAAATCTGGCGTGGCTTCTTCGCTTCGCACATCACAAAAGTATTTACCCTGCTGACATTACTGTCGATTCTGGCTCACGCTTGGATTGGTCTGTGGCAGGTGTTAACGGACTATGTAAAACCACTAGCGATCCGATTGGTGCTGCAACTTGCCGTCGTGGTTACGCTGCTGGTCTACCTCTTATATGGAACAATTGTGGTGTGGGGTGCTTAA
- a CDS encoding citrate synthase: MANKKATLNLEGEAAIELGVLSPTLGTDVIDVRTLGSKGYFTFDPGFTSTASCESKITYIDGDEGILLHRGFPIAQLAKESTYLEVCYILLYGETPTAEEYETFRTTVTRHTMIHEQITRLFHGFRRDSHPMAVLCGVTGALAAFYHDALDVNNERHREITAFRLLSKMPTVAAMCYKYSLGQPFVYPRNDLSYAGNFLHMMFSTPCEKYEVNPVLERAMDRIFILHADHEQNASTSTVRTAGSSGANPFACIAAGIASLWGPAHGGANEACLKMLEEIKSVEHIPEFIRRAKDKNDSFRLMGFGHRVYKNHDPRATVMRETCHEVLKELNLNDNLLEVAMELERIALNDPYFIEKKLYPNVDFYSGIILKAMGIPSSMFTVMFAIARTIGWIAHWNEMHDDGIKIARPRQLYTGYAERDFKSQLEK, encoded by the coding sequence ATGGCTAATAAAAAGGCGACGCTGAATCTAGAAGGCGAAGCTGCGATCGAACTGGGCGTGCTATCCCCAACCCTCGGCACTGACGTTATTGACGTCCGCACCTTAGGTTCGAAAGGTTATTTTACCTTTGACCCCGGTTTTACCTCTACCGCATCCTGCGAATCAAAAATCACTTACATTGATGGTGATGAAGGCATTCTGCTGCACCGTGGCTTCCCGATTGCCCAGTTGGCAAAAGAATCTACCTATTTGGAAGTTTGCTACATTCTGCTGTATGGCGAAACACCGACGGCTGAAGAGTACGAAACGTTCAGAACCACGGTCACCCGCCATACCATGATTCACGAGCAGATTACCCGTCTGTTCCACGGTTTCCGCCGCGATTCACACCCAATGGCAGTATTATGTGGTGTTACAGGCGCACTGGCTGCCTTCTACCATGATGCGCTTGATGTGAATAACGAACGCCACCGCGAAATCACCGCCTTCCGTCTGCTGTCCAAAATGCCGACCGTTGCCGCGATGTGCTACAAATACTCGCTGGGTCAGCCTTTTGTTTATCCGCGTAATGACCTGTCGTATGCCGGTAATTTCCTGCACATGATGTTCTCCACGCCGTGTGAAAAATACGAAGTCAATCCAGTGCTAGAGCGCGCGATGGATCGCATTTTCATTCTGCATGCTGACCATGAGCAAAACGCGTCGACTTCAACAGTGCGTACCGCAGGTTCTTCAGGTGCGAACCCGTTTGCGTGTATCGCCGCGGGTATCGCCTCTTTGTGGGGGCCAGCTCACGGTGGTGCAAACGAAGCTTGCTTGAAGATGCTGGAAGAGATCAAAAGCGTAGAACACATTCCTGAATTCATCCGCCGCGCGAAAGACAAAAATGACTCTTTCCGTCTGATGGGCTTTGGTCATCGTGTGTACAAAAACCACGACCCACGCGCGACCGTTATGCGTGAAACCTGTCATGAAGTGCTGAAAGAGCTAAACCTGAACGACAACCTGCTGGAAGTCGCGATGGAGCTGGAGCGTATCGCACTGAACGACCCGTACTTCATTGAGAAGAAACTGTACCCGAACGTAGACTTCTATTCAGGTATCATCCTGAAAGCGATGGGGATCCCTTCTTCCATGTTTACGGTGATGTTCGCGATTGCCCGTACCATCGGCTGGATTGCTCACTGGAATGAAATGCACGATGACGGCATTAAAATCGCTCGTCCGCGTCAACTTTATACCGGTTACGCTGAGCGTGATTTTAAAAGCCAATTAGAGAAGTAA